Proteins from a genomic interval of Lactococcus protaetiae:
- a CDS encoding ribonuclease HII gives MGQTIKEIKEQLSELTDLSAPEFEIFEADLRSGVHLAIKARKKQILVEAVENERLEKMLEFERNLYAQGIELIAGIDEVGRGPLAGPVVTAAVILPPNCKIRGLNDSKKVPKSKHHAIFTEIQKQAIAVGIGVVSHEKIDEVNIYEATKIAMLQAVENLKVVPEHLLIDAMALDIEIPQTKIIHGDATSLSIAAASIIAKVTRDEMMASFALEFPGYDFENNVGYGTAKHLSALTELGITPIHRKSYEPIKSMVESEK, from the coding sequence ATGGGACAAACGATTAAAGAAATTAAAGAACAATTGTCAGAACTGACAGATTTGTCAGCACCTGAATTTGAGATTTTTGAAGCTGATTTACGCTCAGGTGTTCATTTGGCAATCAAGGCTCGAAAAAAACAAATTCTTGTGGAAGCCGTAGAAAATGAACGCTTGGAGAAAATGCTTGAATTTGAGCGGAATTTATATGCGCAAGGCATTGAGTTAATTGCTGGAATTGACGAAGTGGGACGGGGACCACTTGCAGGACCAGTAGTGACAGCGGCGGTGATTTTACCTCCTAATTGTAAAATTAGAGGATTGAATGATAGTAAAAAAGTGCCAAAATCAAAACATCATGCGATATTTACTGAAATCCAAAAACAAGCTATTGCTGTCGGAATTGGAGTGGTTAGTCACGAAAAAATTGATGAAGTTAATATTTATGAAGCGACAAAAATCGCAATGTTACAGGCAGTAGAAAATTTGAAAGTTGTTCCTGAGCATCTGTTGATTGATGCGATGGCGCTTGATATTGAGATACCACAGACCAAGATTATTCATGGGGATGCAACATCGCTTTCGATTGCCGCGGCTTCAATTATTGCAAAAGTGACCCGTGATGAGATGATGGCAAGTTTTGCTCTTGAATTTCCTGGTTATGATTTTGAAAATAATGTTGGTTACGGTACAGCAAAACATCTGTCAGCACTGACAGAGTTGGGAATTACACCTATTCATCGAAAATCCTATGAACCGATTAAGTCTATGGTTGAATCCGAAAAATGA
- a CDS encoding D-lyxose/D-mannose family sugar isomerase, with protein sequence MYQEKIRAIFKNSGIAFTRQELDGIEYADFGLKNIEEEGLNLIVYVNNDRYCAKEMVLLPRQTCPEHRHPRRGVKLEIEGKEETFRVRYGKVYLYVEGEENVQEISAKIPEKSKEWYTIRHEIVLEAGEQYTIIPDTLHWFQAAEEGAIISEFSSPSDDSSDIFTNPNIKR encoded by the coding sequence GTATTGCTTTTACAAGACAAGAACTAGATGGTATAGAGTATGCTGATTTTGGGTTGAAAAACATTGAGGAAGAGGGACTTAATCTCATTGTTTATGTGAATAATGACCGCTATTGTGCGAAAGAAATGGTTTTACTTCCTAGACAAACTTGTCCAGAACATCGCCATCCACGGCGAGGAGTAAAGTTAGAAATTGAAGGAAAAGAAGAAACTTTTCGAGTTCGTTATGGTAAAGTCTATCTTTATGTGGAAGGCGAGGAAAATGTGCAAGAAATCTCAGCTAAAATTCCAGAAAAGAGCAAAGAGTGGTATACCATTCGACATGAGATTGTACTTGAGGCAGGAGAACAGTATACAATTATTCCTGATACTTTGCATTGGTTTCAAGCAGCAGAAGAGGGAGCGATTATTTCAGAGTTTTCATCGCCTAGTGATGATTCGTCGGATATTTTCACTAATCCTAATATTAAACGTTAA
- a CDS encoding Rgg/GadR/MutR family transcriptional regulator — protein MIYKKYGEIFRALRQQKKLSVLHFESIGISKATLAKFERGESMMGFDRVVLALQELGISLEEYEQILNNYTNSDQDELIERVIIADLYSDKNELLKLINDLEQSGHYSLALAAKSTLFSLNDIESEQIIDYLFSISIWGYMELSIFYLFLPNLSARETQLLINSFLIEKHPLLSSSKHRNKLLQIAYKSAILFSSRGYIDSAKYVINCIDNYHLEHDMFNQNLRNLSVGYWNFCFKNTSEGKLQIQKAIDIFNSLNLSEVSKYYQNMLDRL, from the coding sequence ATGATTTATAAAAAATATGGTGAGATTTTTAGAGCATTAAGACAACAAAAAAAGCTCTCTGTTTTGCACTTTGAAAGCATTGGTATCTCAAAAGCAACCTTAGCGAAATTTGAACGTGGAGAATCAATGATGGGATTTGACCGTGTCGTTCTAGCATTACAAGAGTTAGGCATCTCTCTTGAAGAATATGAACAAATTTTAAATAATTATACAAATAGTGACCAAGATGAATTAATTGAACGCGTCATCATCGCAGACCTCTATAGTGATAAAAATGAATTATTAAAACTTATAAATGACCTTGAACAATCCGGACATTATTCCCTCGCTCTTGCTGCCAAAAGTACCTTGTTTTCCTTGAATGACATAGAAAGTGAACAAATTATTGATTATTTATTTTCAATCAGTATCTGGGGCTATATGGAGCTAAGTATTTTTTATCTCTTTCTGCCAAATCTCAGCGCTCGAGAAACACAATTATTAATCAATTCTTTTTTGATTGAAAAACATCCTCTACTTTCTTCTTCCAAACATAGAAATAAGCTACTTCAGATTGCTTATAAATCTGCCATTCTTTTTTCATCACGTGGATACATCGATTCTGCAAAATACGTTATAAATTGTATTGATAATTATCATCTAGAACATGATATGTTCAATCAAAATTTGAGAAATTTGTCCGTAGGGTACTGGAATTTTTGTTTTAAAAACACCTCCGAAGGAAAACTACAAATACAAAAAGCAATTGATATTTTCAACAGTCTCAATCTCTCCGAAGTCTCGAAATATTATCAAAATATGCTCGATAGACTATAA
- the ylqF gene encoding ribosome biogenesis GTPase YlqF, with translation MSTIQWFPGHMSKARRQVQENLKYVDFVIELVDARLPMSSRNPMLGQIIGDKPRIIALNKADLADSSAVKDWIEYFEQQNFITLAINSKEEYTAKRLTIAAKKLMSAKMARDSERGIAHTTLRTMIIGIPNAGKSTLMNRLAGKKVAVTGNRPGVTKGQQWIRTNKELELLDTPGILWPKFEDQLVGLKLALTGAIKDDLLPMDEVTIFGLDYFLKHYPELTKKRYHINDEDLDLEVPELIMELTRRFGFRDDYDRFYSLFVKDARDGKLGLFCLDRVGDYKN, from the coding sequence ATGAGTACAATCCAATGGTTCCCAGGACATATGTCAAAAGCAAGGCGACAGGTGCAAGAGAACTTGAAGTATGTCGATTTTGTGATTGAGCTGGTAGATGCTAGGTTACCGATGAGTTCAAGAAACCCTATGCTGGGACAAATTATTGGTGATAAACCGCGAATTATTGCTTTGAATAAGGCGGATTTGGCTGATTCTAGTGCTGTGAAGGACTGGATTGAATATTTTGAGCAACAAAACTTTATAACATTGGCGATAAATTCTAAGGAAGAATACACGGCAAAACGTTTGACGATAGCTGCTAAAAAGTTAATGTCGGCTAAAATGGCGCGTGACAGCGAACGAGGAATTGCCCATACCACTTTGCGAACGATGATTATTGGTATTCCAAATGCTGGAAAATCAACATTGATGAATCGTCTAGCTGGTAAAAAGGTAGCCGTAACGGGAAATCGTCCTGGTGTTACCAAAGGGCAGCAGTGGATTCGTACAAATAAGGAACTAGAATTACTCGATACTCCAGGGATTCTGTGGCCTAAGTTTGAAGATCAGCTTGTGGGATTGAAATTAGCTTTGACGGGTGCGATCAAGGATGATTTGCTTCCGATGGATGAGGTAACAATTTTTGGTTTGGATTATTTTTTGAAGCATTATCCTGAATTGACAAAGAAACGCTATCATATTAATGATGAAGATTTAGATTTAGAGGTTCCTGAATTAATTATGGAATTGACACGTCGTTTTGGATTTCGAGATGATTATGACCGATTTTACAGTCTATTTGTAAAGGATGCTCGAGATGGGAAATTAGGGCTTTTCTGCTTGGATAGAGTCGGTGATTACAAGAATTAA
- a CDS encoding branched-chain amino acid aminotransferase: MTIDLDWENLGFNYTNLPFRYIARYKDGQWSTGELTGDNQLHISESSPALHYGQQGFEGLKAYRTKDGSIQLFRPDQNAARLQKTARRLCMAEVPTEMFIDAVKQVVKANEDFVPPYGTGGTLYLRPLLIGIGDIIGVKPADEYLFTVFAMPVGSYFKGGLAPSNFVISRDYDRAAPLGTGGAKVGGNYAASLQAEVGAKKAGYADAIYLDPATHTKIEEVGAANFFGITAENEFITPLSPSILPSITKYSLLYLAEHRLGLKAIETDVPVSDLNQFVEAGACGTAAIISPIGRIDDGEKQYVFHSETEVGPTIKRLYDELVGIQFGDVEAPDGWIVKVN; encoded by the coding sequence ATGACGATTGATTTAGACTGGGAAAACCTAGGATTTAACTATACAAACTTACCATTTCGCTATATTGCCCGCTATAAAGATGGACAATGGAGTACAGGGGAGCTAACAGGAGACAATCAACTCCATATTAGTGAGTCTTCTCCTGCTCTACACTATGGTCAACAAGGTTTTGAAGGACTGAAAGCTTATCGCACAAAAGATGGCTCAATTCAGCTTTTCCGCCCAGACCAAAATGCAGCACGACTTCAAAAAACGGCGCGTCGCTTGTGCATGGCAGAAGTTCCAACAGAAATGTTTATTGATGCAGTTAAGCAAGTAGTTAAAGCTAATGAAGATTTTGTGCCTCCTTATGGTACAGGTGGGACGCTTTATCTTCGCCCGCTGCTTATTGGGATTGGGGATATTATTGGGGTGAAACCTGCGGATGAATATCTTTTTACTGTTTTTGCAATGCCTGTAGGTTCTTATTTTAAAGGTGGTTTGGCACCATCAAACTTTGTTATTTCACGCGACTATGATCGTGCTGCTCCTTTGGGGACAGGCGGTGCAAAAGTTGGAGGAAATTACGCTGCATCACTTCAAGCAGAAGTTGGTGCTAAAAAAGCGGGTTATGCTGATGCCATTTATCTTGATCCAGCAACACATACAAAGATTGAAGAAGTCGGAGCAGCAAATTTCTTCGGGATTACGGCGGAAAATGAATTTATTACGCCGTTGAGTCCGTCTATTTTGCCTTCAATTACTAAATATTCACTCTTATATTTAGCGGAACATCGTCTGGGTTTGAAAGCAATTGAAACAGATGTTCCTGTGAGTGATTTGAATCAATTTGTTGAAGCTGGAGCTTGTGGAACAGCTGCTATTATTTCACCTATTGGACGTATTGATGATGGAGAAAAACAGTATGTTTTCCATTCGGAAACAGAGGTTGGGCCAACGATTAAACGTTTATATGATGAACTTGTTGGCATTCAATTTGGTGATGTAGAAGCACCTGATGGATGGATTGTTAAAGTAAATTAA
- a CDS encoding mechanosensitive ion channel family protein, translated as MNFLKINWEDLGTLLLDKLITIILVSLLFFILYQAGTRIVKRLFKNYSEQKWTDTSRILTLSRLTTSGIHYLTVFLYIYTVLGLIGIPVGNVLAGAGIIGVALGFAGRDLVADIINGFFIIVEHQINVGDTVAFSGLDIEGIVKTVGIRSITVIGTDGATTFIPNRNIAALKNYSYTARTVNLDVPVDLSVLTETKAHILSVNADYPQVKFAGIINHEEKLFIRSTLTASSAELPALKMEILDKYYDTPY; from the coding sequence ATGAACTTTTTAAAAATAAATTGGGAAGATTTAGGCACGCTTCTCCTTGACAAATTAATCACTATTATCCTTGTCAGCCTACTTTTCTTTATCCTTTATCAAGCTGGAACTCGAATTGTAAAGCGACTTTTTAAAAACTATAGCGAACAAAAATGGACGGATACTTCTCGAATTTTAACGCTCTCTAGACTTACAACCAGTGGCATCCATTACCTTACCGTTTTTCTATATATCTACACGGTTCTTGGCCTTATCGGTATTCCTGTAGGAAATGTTTTAGCTGGTGCTGGAATTATTGGTGTGGCCCTTGGCTTTGCGGGACGCGATTTAGTTGCTGATATTATCAATGGTTTTTTTATCATTGTTGAACATCAGATTAATGTTGGCGATACTGTGGCCTTTTCCGGTTTAGATATTGAAGGAATTGTCAAAACTGTAGGTATCCGCTCTATTACTGTCATTGGGACAGATGGTGCAACTACTTTTATCCCAAATCGTAACATTGCCGCACTAAAAAATTACTCTTATACAGCCCGCACAGTCAATCTTGATGTACCAGTAGACCTGTCAGTACTGACAGAAACAAAAGCACATATTTTATCAGTAAATGCTGATTATCCGCAAGTTAAATTCGCAGGAATTATTAACCATGAAGAAAAATTATTTATCCGTAGCACATTAACTGCTTCATCAGCCGAACTTCCAGCTTTAAAAATGGAAATTTTGGATAAATATTACGACACCCCATACTGA